Part of the Pseudoliparis swirei isolate HS2019 ecotype Mariana Trench chromosome 18, NWPU_hadal_v1, whole genome shotgun sequence genome is shown below.
CACATTTTCAACACACGAATGAATTTGTTAGGTACCGTAAACAGTTTGCATactctttggttttatatgTGGCCTCTGGTCCTAACAAATGTTCTCTGGTTTCAGTTATGACTCATGCTTTACATTCTCAAGTATTAAGTTGATTCAGCTGTTTTGATGGtcctaaaataaattaaaaggggACAAATAGCAGTCTATTAACACAAACACTCTATCTTGCAATCCAATGCTGGAGACCCCATTTGATCACAATGATAATAACAGTTTTATCTCCCATCTGCCCTGCTCCCCATCTCCTCTGCAGACTCTCACAACCTCCCAGGGGACCACGCAGAGGCCCAGTCGTCTGGTCTTCACAGATGTAGCCAAAGCTCTCAACGCTTAACAGCTCTCTTCCATTAGTTAAATCATCCAGGAAAAGACTGTCTCCGAGGAAGTAAAACAAAGGGAAAACTGGACTGGTTCTGGGAACAACTGGAGcattggtgacatttttttatcaCTACGACATAGTACGTGAAATGGCcgtggttttcaaaataagaaaaaaaatgtaaggtGCATGTATGGTAGGGGAGCATAACGGGAAGCATCACGTACGATCTTGCACTGCTATCATTTGGAGCACAAATGAAGTGTGTTGCACTTTTCTTGAATGATGCTATGTCATTAGTGTTCAAATGTGTGATGGCTTGTCAGTGAAGTTCTTCTGAGCTTCAATATCTACTTCCATGTTTGATAAAAGAGAAGTGTAAATTTGTGTTATACTGATTTTGTGGTCTTTCGTGTCTGACAAGCTtgaactctggatgttaccATCCTTAAGTGAACTCTCCCTCTCcactttgtttcttctttaTTGAGCAATAAAGGATTGTTTCCATCTGTATACATTAAAACTATTTgataaaaagggttttattgTACAGATCTATAACAAAAGAGTCGATAGGTGTGATATTTTATTGGTAAGCGATAAAGAAGCAGAATAACACAAATCACATGGTAAAGAgtcataacaaaatatatatcacAGGTTTGTGAGTTGTATTAATGAAGTGGATGAGGATCAATAACATAACTACAAAATGGTGTTAATAGTAAGAAGATGATTTCTCAAGTTACACTTAAACTTTGTAATAGTTGAGGATGGATCAAGTACTGTATGTAACTATATGACTATCAGTAAGATCACAGAACAACATTGTCTCAGTATAGAGAGTAAATATCCAGACACAGTGCgtgtaaaacaacaaacattGACCCAGCTGTAGTTAAATTAAGAGGCACCCTTCAGGCTGACTTCCATTCATTATGATGACATGAATGTAGTGAGATGAGATGAGTGGACAACAACAGCAATAGTTTGACAGTTATTTCAAGATGTCATGATCCACATCGCCTGCAGGTCTGATGGAAAAGATCAGATAATACCCAAACAGATCGCATCCCAGGCGTGGTAGTTTTCAGAGGTAGTCCAAAGGGCAAAACAAGTAAAGTCAATGCAGTTGAACATGAAAACATGTCTGCCTGTAATTGAAATAAGCTCCTCTGGCAGCAATTTAGTCAATTTAGTGCTGAAATACATGAAGTACTAGGATACAACTCATCAGTGATACAATAAGCAAGTTGTACTTGATAAGTAATACTCAGTTTATGTTGGATACATATTTTCCACACAGGGACAGCATCTGATGGAAGTTAAAGTATTTGCAATAGGCAGTGACCAAGAGTgagaaagtatatattttttctttttggggtaATTTGGATGAACTGACCGATTATAGCAAGACTATGAAACTGTGGAAAGAAGAACAATAAATTAATAGTTGAATAAGCAATACAACACACCTTCAATTCAACACCAAGGTTTTCATTTGCCACAGTCTTACTTAGTCACTTGGTAGATGTTATTAATAAACAATGTAAGTCAGTTTGCTCACTTTTTAACTAATTTCTTAATACTTCTATGACACTATTTTTGCACTGATCATTTATTAATTACTTTCACATTATAGCCACAGTGGTCGCTTGTAGTATTGCTTTTAATAGTAAAAAGGGAAAGGAAGGAGCAACTTGGCTCCTTTCTGCTCTTATAAATTGCTAAAAAATAAGACAGGGTTTCAGTATTAGGTATTAACAATATTTTTCTCACAATTAATTTGGCAATTTTCATACTAAGTAACTGTAATGCTGTTGTTTCCCATAACTGTCATGCATTTCAGCACTGTGTGGTTATTTGCTGCCTTTTCTTTCAAAGTCACATGTATTAAGAGTGTCACACAAACAATTTACAGTGTAAGAATGAGAAAATACATGATGTAGTAAAATAAGAAAGGACTAACAGGACTTcccacccccccaaaacaataataataaggaACTACACCCTAAAAAGCTTAAGTTGTTGTAAACTATTGGCTGCATTTTATTTCCCAGGAGAACAAACCATGTCTCAATTCAACATTAacaaacacagtaaaaaaaaaaaaatgacactGATGCTTTTATTTGCTCTCAGATAGTAAAATCCTCTGCTTGAGCGTGAGGTCTGCTTCTGTGTGTCGGTATGGAGGCCTGAAAACCCGTCTGTGTTGTATACTTGCACATGaaccggtgtgtgtgtttgtgtgtgttttgtgtgtgtgtgtgtgtgtgtgtttgtgtgtgtgggtgcagtAAACGTGTATGTCATTACTTTTGAGGGAGTGGAGAATTAGTTTGTTTGAGATCTTTTGTGTTACTGAGGTAGTATGAGAGATTAAGAAACTGAGGGCAACTGAGGTTTAAATGAGGTCTTTGTGTCAAGGCATGCTGGTAATGTCAAATACAGATCAGAAATGCACAACAAACACAGCACAATAATGATTACTGAGTAGACTGACAACATGTTCCTGAATAGATTTGTACCTGAGGTTTCAATATGGTTTAAAAGCAATGTAATAGTAAAATCCTGAGTGTGGTAAATTTAAGTTTCAGCAAAGTATGAATGAGGGGTTTCTTCCCAAATGAGATATCCATTCAACCCTTTGGGAGCTTTTTTCTTACTGCTGGttggaaggaaaacaaaaaccaTTGAGGTTATTAATCCAAACTGAACTCTTGCTTACATTGACAATTGATATTTACTCTACCAAATTGGATATTTCATTTTGGAATCAAACCTTTCATTTCTACTTTTATTATAATGACTTCAATACTGTTTGTATTGTAACATCGCTAAAAATGTCACCGTTTGCTCCCATTTCATATGAGGATTCATGAAACTTTTTCTTTAGAAACATGTTTCCATAAAACGGTTCAGGTTGGTTCCTTTTTTCTTAAACCCCCTTCTCATTTCAACCTGCAAGCCCGTCCCCTCTCCACACaaccacaaaacaaacacacacacacacacacacacacactgagaggttCGGGAAAGCAGGCATCCTTGAAGCAGTAGGTGAGCATTTTTGGAAATACACTTCTTGGCATTTTTGCCtcgagttagatgagaagattgaacAATGCGTAGCATACAAACTGGAAACAGTCTGAAACTCAAAAAGGCACATACACTCAGTAAACAAATGACAATAAAAGTCTTTTAAAAAGCAAGTTAGATCCGTACACTTTGATTTGTGTACAGATCAAACAAATGAGATATAACCTGGTCATTACagagctttagaggtgctggtaGTTACTTAGTAACCTTTGGATGAAGCCATAATAGCTGTTTcgagtctttatgctaagctaaactaaccAGCTGCTGACTGTAGCTTAATATTAACTGCACAGATATGAGACTTGTATTAGTCTTCTCATGCAACTCTCGGCTGGAAAGGGAATAGATATATTTCacgaaatgtcaaactattccctcACCAAAAGCCATGTTCTTAGCGTGAACCAATAAAAAACAGGATACAGTACCAGATAGAGAGAAGAAACCACTGTCTGcaatgatatgtgtgtgtgtgtgtgtattcctgaATCCCCATTACAGATAGGAGTCAGACAGTACTCCTGTTTGCTGGAGGCCAAACCTTGAGGCAGGTAGAGCGGCATCCTATCTACTCCCCTTCCTCCTGTGTTGGAACCTGAGATGTCGAGGGCTTGAGCTGCGAGGGACCCTCGTCGGACTCGTCTGAAGAGCTCTGGAACAGCGGGAGAACAAGAAACACTCTCACTTTTTCTGTTATTGTCACTATAGTGACTCATTACGTGCAAAGTAATAAATCAATACTGGAAGGAgcgcaaaaaaaacaagaatgaGTGTTACAAATTCATTGAGTGATTGCGTGCAGGGAAGTAGGTCCAGCTGTCAGACCTATACATGTGAGGAAGATGACAGTTATGTCAGGAAACCAAGAAGACAGAAGAAAAGAACAGTTGGATCAGGTTTCCCCTCTCTACATTGACTCATTCTTCccctttgtgtgcgtgtgtctgagaAAGAGAGTCTGTCTCAACGGTTTCAGTTCTTGAAGCATCTTTGACAAACTGCTCAGGGGAGAGGATGCGATAAGGCCGACGGGGGGCATCAAGAGAACGGCCCCGCCTTGGTGAGAACTGTTGTGAaatgttttccttttgaaaAATGAACACGGTGGCTACAAGAACCAACGTTTCTCAGAAACACAGCGTACATTCACCAAAACTGGATGTTTCGAAAGGATGTATGGAGGTGTATCGGGGGAAGTCAGCACTGCCATCTGTGCTTTTCCATGAACTCGTCATATCCTCATGAAGTCAATTCACATAAAGTACAAGGAATACGTGCATTGGTGGTTTTGCTATTTACGTCAAGTGTGCCAAAGCAACAGCACTGTGACAGTTTTATATTTGTCTGATAATACATCGTGCACTAGGATTCTCTCATTATCCTATCCCCATGATTCTTGTCTTATCAGAAACACCTCTGCTTCCCTATTGAATAGATATATCTAATAACTATATATcaactatgggtcagtgggtagcaggtccgtctttcaatcaggcggttggaggttcaatccccgccctagtcgatgtgtccttgagcaagacacttaaccttgaattgcttcctgtagctgcgtctacgatgtatgaatgtaacatgattgtaagtcgctttggataaaagcgtcagttaaatgacatgacatgtaatgtaataactgAGTGTATAAAGTATAGGAAGGTCAGAAGAACATGGCTTGTAGGCTGCAGCACCACAACAAGTGGGTCAAAGAGCTTTTGAATGTGGTTTAGGTTTGCTGCACATAAGCTATGTGCTTCAACATAAGATATTCATGAATAGTTAAATGAGAACAGCGCTGCTTTTCCCTCCTCACAGGGGTGACTGAAGCTTAGTCAAAAGATACGTGTGACACAAACAGAGATTTCTGTTCAACTGAAGCAGAGCTTGCCTCTCTCCACAAACTCTCAAAGTGACTTCAGCTTCAGTTTGATGATAACCAATAACTAATTAGTgactaataaaaaaaagaaaagctagaAAATAATGTGTCAAATCTGTTACAATGAAAAGTGCATGTACTTTGAGGCTCTGAGGATGTAACACTTTTAAAGATTCTGCAACAGGTAGCTGCTCAGTTTGTTTGAAACAAAGTCTTCCAACAAATGTTCTATAATAAATGTAACAAAATTAATCTTACAATACTTGTTCAGTCAAAGGAACCTGTGATTTAAAGTGCTCCGTCAAAACAAAACTCAACAACCCTACAGCCTTTTAAAGATTGGGTTTTCCTCACCTGTTGCTCTTCCGCTACTTTAACTACTTTCTTGGGCTGTggaaagagaggaaacagaatGAATTCAACATGGCGGTAAAGGCGCCCTTAAGGACTGTGCAGCACCAGGAGACACCTTGGAGGCTTAAAACAACGTTATGTCTCTAACTGTCAACTATTGCTCCATACCCATTTCCTTGGTCGCCCACGAGGTCGTCTCTCCCCGACAGGCTCTACTTTCTGAAAAAGAACAGACGAATGGCTCAGAGGAGGTTTCACATTTTAACAGTACTTTCATTCTAATTTCTAACAAAGATTGTGGacataaacatttaaatttGTAGTTGTTGAGACTTTGGCAGCAGAAGAAACAAGACTGCAACAAGACAACCCTCTTTCGGGATAAACAAGGACAGAAACATATTTTCTCTCAGTTAAATCATCCCGTGAAATGTCATCATGTGCTGTGGTTGCAGAGCTGTTAATTAAATTGAATACTGCACATGCATCAAGATTTCTTTCTGAATAAATATGGGGGTGATTTGAAACCATTACAATTGTAAAATATCAACATCTAAGTACACATATGTATGGCAAATTTTGCTTTTATATCTGACTGTTACATTTTCACAAATGTGAAAAGACaaacaatgtgtttttgtgATTGTCATGACTAATTACAGGCTTGTATACATGTGTTGCTCTGCTTTGATGTTACCAGTTGAACAAGTAATTGTGGGAAAAGCACTCtgagcaaaagaaaacaaaatatagaaaataagtGATTTTCTCCCAATTCTTTTGTAAAAAGGCGGGTTGCTTCACAGTATTATTCATCGACCACATGCTACAAACGTACAGGCAAACTGGAAAACTGCCAGCAGAGGCAGTACAACAAACTTTCCTCCTGATAAAACCTGCCTCTGACAAATCTCAAACTTTAAGAGAAGATTTAGCAAAACTACAACGAGTATCTAAATTAACAATACAAAAGTAAATGTTGCTGATAATGCTATAGCTGTTTTATATTGTCCCACAAAAGATATCAACTCAAGTGGTTCTACATGGGAAACTCTTAGATGCACTGGCACATCTAATAGCGATGCACCGCAAAGATAAACCCATTAAGATCATGTTGTCTGTTACTGGTTTATTTTACTGGAGTCATATAGATAAAGGTTGTTTCGACTAAATTGAGACGTCACAGATCTGATTATTTCTATcttacactatttacaataaattcATGACAAATATTGTgatttaacaaatatatatatatatcgtatatatatataatctatctAATATATTGGGTGTCCAAAATGTTCTGACTGGTAATGTAAATTGTATTACTATAGTGCATGAAGGAATTTGAAGGTTAAATATCGATCTATTTATTAACATTGCAGAAACTCTGAGCAGATTCAACCTTCAGTGCAGTTTTTGGGCCTTTGTTCTTGCTGCCTTTCGGACGTCCTCGCGGTCGCTTTGGGGTCGGTGGTCCAACAGGCTCCTGTAGAGAGACATCACATGTGGCGCCATAACTAACCAGTGTAACACATTCATTTTCTTCAGCAGCAAGGACACATagacaaaagaaacaaataGCTCTGATTTTCAGAATTACTTTAGAATTGAGATACTTATTGATTTAATGCCAAAGAGAGAGCTGATCAAATTGATGTCTTAAAGAAGGAAGCCCTACCTGCAGCTGTTTCCGTGGCCGACCCCTGCCCCGGCGCTGAGGTTCAGGAGGCGACTGGGCAGTGCTCAGCTCGGGAGACGGCTCTTTGGTCCCACTGTTACTCATGCCTGTGTCTGTCCACCTGCTTTAAAGAGTGTGGGCATCAAAGCCTGGAGGAGCGGCCTCACGGGCTTAAAGAGGAGAAGACCTGAGTATCAGGAGCTGCAGATGTGAGCAaagaaaagtggaaaaaaaaactTCTTTGAAGAATTCAGGATAACCAGAAAAAATATACCgcttcaaatcttttttttctttctttttgcacaATTACCCCAGTGAGTTTCAATCAGTGCTTACAATAATTGAAAAGGATCATTCAGAATCACACAGGATCCTTTTCTACAAGCGTGGGAACTGCTTCTACATACGCCTTGGCACCAGGTTCATCGGAACACAGACAGGGGTCTGGCAGACGCAGGGAAACATGAGAGTGGTGTCCAGCGACTAAAAGTAGCACAGATATTCATAACTCAATCTCCCATCCAAAATCTACATCTGCTCTACGCTGCCTTTCCATCTGCCCTCTGTCAGGTATTTCTCAATGAGGTTGTTCATGTTGTCGGTGTGCTGAAGCAACTTTTACTCTTAAACTTGTGCAACTGAGACACAGAAAAAATGACTACATGCTAACTGAAATAATCACTTCAACATGATAAACTATTTACAACTCTTAGTTTGAAGCCTTTAGTTAAATTTAGAGCTGGAACGATGAGTTGATTCATTGATAAATCGACAGGCAAAACATTTATCTGCGACTATTTTGATAATAAATtgattatttacatatatatacgttttcAAGTGAAAAAGTTATAAACGGGTCAATTTTGAGGATATGCAGCTTTTTCGAGTCTTGTGTGAtagaaaactaaatatatttagggTTTGGACTGTAGGTCACACAAAAACAAGACATATAAAGACATCATCATGGACTTTTGTTAATCGTGGTATAATTGAATAATTAATTTATCAAACAAATATCTTAATATTGAATGAATTTAAAATGCTACATTTATATTATGTCAGAAAATAGTGAAATATATTTCAAGATAGGAAATAAACCACATCAGGATAGAAGATGTTGGCCATATCGCCCAGCAAACACCAGCAAACCAGAGAATACAAAGCATGACACATGACTGGAACCATAATCAAATGAGTGGCCTGACCCTATGTTACAGTAAACAATGTATCAGTTTGCAATAAAAGCTAAACGTCCGAAAAAAAGTAATAGCCCTATATTATTtactttttgttattattaccaGAGTAACTCCAACCGGGCTGCTGGTAATGTCCCACGGTAGTCGTTCAACACGGCTCTGTAAGGAATGTGCCAAACACTAATTGCCAACACAGCCTATCAAAGCGGCCGCACTGGAGAAGGAAGTCAGAGTCATTTGTGAAATCTCCGGGTTTGTCGAAACGACTTCAAACCCAGCGAGACCCACGCCGTCGTTTCGTTTCGCCAATACACACTTTATTTAGGAGCAACACAACAAGCGTCCTCGCTTCTTCGGCAGCCGCAGACCGTCTGCGTTTGGCAGTCGAGGACTGGGACTGAATgtactttttttgtgtgcatatgGGCGGCAATTGCAAccatgaagaagagaagaggaaaaaaaagattattttacAGTGTTTAAATAAGGAAGGTTCGTAAAGCGCTACTGCCAGCGAGCCCGTGAGTTCGAACCCTCCTGCCTTCGGGGCTTAGTAACACATGCAAAacggcaaaaaaacaacatcggTGTTTTAAAGCGTAAAGTCGGCGCTCGCGACACGACATCCCCCTGCTCTCCCATCACTTGCGCAATCGATCCTAAATGTGTGCGGGGCTGTGCAGTGAGAACAGGTCCGCCGgagaacacatggacacaagaGCCGCGCACAAACTTTACCAAGGACAAAGACGAAGAACACAGGTGTAAAAGTTCTCCGTTGCAACCAGCCAggaaaacacccacacacacacaccacccacccacacacacgcgcacacatacatacatgcagacATGCATTGGGGCTATAGGCTCCATGTTCAGGCTGGGTGCTCCTGTTCATGCAGGCAGCGCCAAATGCAACAATGAGAGCGCAGAGAGTTGAACTTACCTTGAGACGGTTTGTAGTTTTTACCTGGAAGTTTCTCACAGTCTGCTCACTTTGTGCTCCTGCACACTCTGACAATCTTAGAGTATCGACAGTCTCATTGGTTGGATTGAAAGggtaaactctctctctctcgctctctctctctcgctctctctctctcgctctctctctctcgctctctctctctctcctcctctaatcGGAAATGTGTGTGATCCCCCCAGACGTCCAGTCACGAATACCCCAGTTGCAGTGTAATTGGGGGGTTGTAGCTGAGCAGTATGCATTGCATACTTTCTCTATTAAAGCATGTTTCAAGAGGGAACGAGGGTAGGAGGGTTGAAGCTGAGGACCCCGCCCCGAAAAAACTCACCGGACCACCCACTTGAGAGaaggaaaagggagagagacgggcATCAGACAGGAGGGTAGAGTCTGGTTCCGGGGTTCCCAAAGTGGGATCCGGGGGCTGGGAAGTTCCCCACAGACGAGAGGAAAAGGTTTCGGAGAAATTCTAGTGAGATCAGGCTGTCTAGACTGTTTCGAGCAGAagtttcattctctctctctcctcacgcaCCGTGTTAGAGATATCACTCTGAAGTCATGAGGCATATCAAATGGGGTTTCTGAGAAGAAAGTCTGCAGAATGATCGTTTGTTTTCGGGGACGAGTTGACCCCAGTTTGGTTAGTTTAATCATGCATTAGAAGTGAGTATAAAGAAAAGAACTTACTTTGTATTGGACCCAGTCTTTAATTACTCTGATCTTTTTTTCTGTCCTTTAGTTATTCTCTCTTTATTTGAGGAGATACAAACTTTCCATCCTCCATGTGGACCTGTActatttttaaatatgacatattCCCATTGTAGTTTATGTTGAATATTTTTGTGAAGGTTTAcaatccttttttaaaaacttgccTTTCGTGATTTCCAAGGCGTAATTTTGTAAATTTGCACAAACTGATAAACATGGACCGACATGACTGAaccacactgagtacacatTCCAGGGGCGGCTGCATATAGTCATGTCAGGTGAGCGTGCTGGCAGGAGACCAACATATACAGCTTTAAGTTACAACAATGAAGCACATGGctctattataattatttatagttTAGGTTAAATGATGTCATTCAGAAATGCACAGATGAAATAACCCTTAAAATCTGACTGTTGCATTTGTAAAAAGAATCATAATCACATGTTGAATTCAAAGATACAACATGCTTATCTCATTCAACCTTCAAACCTAAAggcatgaaacaaaaaaactattggcatatttctttgaaggcatttatttaaaatgtattcatgatTTCCCAGAACCATTAAGCTTTAACAGTTGGTGAGAACTGTAGTCATATTTGAATTTCATAGTCATCTACTATTAATATTACTATAAATGAAAGTGAATCGAATGACGCTGAAATCATAACTGTCAACCTGCCATTTCACCACGGTGTGCAGCAGGAGGCAATTAGTTAAATCTTCTACAACTCAGTCAAATATCCGTATATTGCGATTTTCGAGACAAAAGGACAGATATGGGGGACAGGGCAGAGCGGGTGAGGGTTTGCGTGAGTTCAGTGGCCCTCTGGTGTGTCTGAGATTCGGTCCGACTCTGATCTTGAGGTTTATTTAAGCTGAATTCCGTGGGCTCATCAGGACCGGGTTACAAAAATCCTCCTATAGAACTAGAAAGAATGTGCAGTGCATACAGTTCTGCATAAGGCACAAAGGCATGTCTTTTGAGGTGGGGGCAGGCATCAAAAGACATGGCAGAAGAGGGATTTCTTTAGAGGCTGGGGGCAAAGAAGGTATTTTGGAGCTCCATTCAATgccagggagaggagggggaggcgtACCGTTTTGTGGTAAAGGGTGCATTTCCAGGGGATGTTCAACCTTCAAATGTGTGCAGTAAACCACCCACACCTCCTCCCTTGTTATCGGGAGTTACTTACTCTCTGTTATTCTCTTCTAAACCTGTAGGGCTACAATTAGATGTTATCTCTGCATGCcttttatttagagaataaatCCAACACTTCACTTTAAGTCCCAATGGTTAGCATTTCTAAGCAGTATAAACAAATTCAGTAAATGGTTTGTAACGCACTAAAAAGTGAATGTATTTGTCAATGGATATAACTCCCCCGGGCACGCAGCAAGTGGAGGCTGCGTATAAACAGATTAAGAATGACTGAATAGTAAAGACACAATataagaatataaaatgtattagaGAATTTATAACCATGGAACAATATTCTCCACAAGTTAACAATGAAATGTCTTTATATCGGCTAACAACTAAATTATAGTTAAAATGTATATGCATTGCTTAGAAATGCTAAATGGGGAATTTGCTGAATTTTACTGAACTGCATTTATGTGATGAATTGTTTTGCATCTCAGCATACTTGATCATGTTTTGGAAATATAGATGTCTTCTGTGTTTTGTTTAAATGCCCCAGCTGATGCATCTCAAGTCAGTTGGTCTGTTTTTGAATATTTGAATCTAAATGCACGTGTAAGAAACTAATATGCTATCTTTACAATTTCACCATTAATTAATGATGATTTCTTATGATAAAGTAAAGTTTTAACTTCACGTTTTAACTCATAAAATCTGACATacatattaatgtattattcacattttttaatgttttaaagagaCATCATAGAAGGAAAAAATGTATATGGTGAAGTAAAAAACTGGTCTTGAGGGTTGAGCAGATTTGATCAGTTCCTGTTGGATGTCAGTCTCTGGTTCTAAGCCATCTCCATGACCTTCTTGATCCAGTCAACATAGACGGAGACACGGATGAAGATGTTGGGCTGCCCCGGGTGTCCACAGCGCCTCATGGGGATGATCACACCCTCAAGTACCCAGCAGTCGCTGTTCGGACACACCAGAGGGCCGCCATAGTCTCtctgcagacacacaggaacaacactcTGGAGTCATTATTTGTCTCTGTTATGACTGACTGTCACTGCTGAGGCCAGAAAAACATCTTCCAGTCACATACTTGTCCAGTCCTCCTCCATTATCCAAATGGTGAATGTGTTTAATTTATAGGAACATATAAATAGCCCTATGCCCTTTACTTCAAGTGATTTTCATCATCAAAAGATGTTCTTGAAGTATTAATTCTCACCAAATACCGTTATACTTGTTTATTGAAATTAATAGTTTCGACATTCTGGGGAACTCGCATATTGGCTTTCCTactgagagttagatgagaagaatgATAGGCTACCACTAAAGCTACACCCAGCAGCCGGTTAGCTAAAAGTGGGGAAACCAGGTAGAATggtggtaaaaaaacaaaaacaagataaaatgttttaattagttAGCCATACAGGTTTTAGTAGGTAGATTGTGTATCCTTTAGACAAAACCCAGCTAGCTGTGCTAACTGGCTACTGGCTCTAGCTTCATATTCAGCAGAAAGtggtattgatcttctcatcgAACTCTCAACAAGTAAACGATTGAGTTTTATCCCCAAAATGTCGGACTATTCCTTTTCTTGTTAAGACATATACCATATTATGATTTACAATGCATCTCTTCTGGAACCTAATACATGCAGAAAGGCATACATAAAACATGTCCTTCCTTATCTTGTGTTGTTATTTGCTTTTGGTttgtttatctatttatttgttccTTTCACCCTttctttcttgtctttttttcatttcttgtCCTTCCTCAACAGTATCTTGAGTTTTGGTGTTTACagttaaagtgaattgaatctgccgatttgtaaatatatataaatgaatacaaataatccAAATTGGATAATAAAGCTCTAATACTGTGAACACTTTTCATGGACACCTACCTCACAGGTGCCCACCCCACCCTGGAAAG
Proteins encoded:
- the si:ch211-161c3.6 gene encoding high mobility group AT-hook 2b yields the protein MSNSGTKEPSPELSTAQSPPEPQRRGRGRPRKQLQEPVGPPTPKRPRGRPKGSKNKGPKTALKKVEPVGERRPRGRPRKWPKKVVKVAEEQQSSSDESDEGPSQLKPSTSQVPTQEEGE